A portion of the Thermosediminibacter oceani DSM 16646 genome contains these proteins:
- a CDS encoding DUF5665 domain-containing protein, giving the protein MDDERLLCELSRKIDELSIRIEKLNLAEYLEVLRNPKRLLYINFLAGVARGFGTAMGFTFLGAFILYVLQRIVILKLPVIGDFIAELVRIVQNELSVK; this is encoded by the coding sequence ATGGATGATGAAAGGCTCTTGTGCGAGTTGAGCCGAAAAATCGATGAACTGTCTATACGGATCGAAAAGCTTAACCTGGCGGAATACCTGGAGGTGCTGCGCAACCCTAAAAGGCTGCTTTATATAAACTTTTTAGCCGGAGTAGCCAGAGGCTTCGGAACGGCGATGGGGTTTACATTCTTGGGCGCTTTTATTTTATACGTCCTGCAGCGCATTGTGATCTTGAAGCTCCCCGTTATAGGTGATTTCATTGCAGAATTGGTTAGAATAGTACAGAACGAACTTTCCGTAAAATAA
- a CDS encoding TraR/DksA C4-type zinc finger protein produces MKNLEYYKRKLQELKRELEDQMSTIIRRGSDPLKESVGELSSYDNHTSDLAAETFEREKDLGLRDNTERMLMKVNRALEKIEEGSYGICENCGNPIEEERLDVVPYASLCARCNNEEEKAFERRFRPVEEEVLKYPFGRSFLDGTDQNEYDGEDAWQDVARYGTANSPQDEPGAVDYSEVYTDGNEKRGIVDWADQIIDEEDPDEDDKNELGR; encoded by the coding sequence TTGAAGAACCTGGAGTACTACAAGCGCAAATTGCAGGAATTAAAGCGGGAACTGGAAGACCAGATGTCTACAATTATCAGGAGAGGATCGGATCCTTTGAAGGAATCGGTGGGGGAGCTGTCTTCATACGATAATCATACCTCAGATCTCGCGGCTGAAACCTTCGAAAGGGAAAAGGATCTGGGGTTGAGGGATAACACGGAAAGGATGTTGATGAAAGTCAACCGGGCGTTGGAAAAAATCGAAGAAGGGAGTTACGGTATCTGCGAGAACTGCGGTAATCCTATAGAAGAGGAACGCCTGGATGTTGTGCCGTATGCTTCCCTTTGCGCCCGCTGCAATAATGAGGAAGAAAAGGCCTTTGAGAGGAGGTTCAGGCCTGTAGAGGAAGAAGTCCTGAAGTATCCGTTTGGGAGGAGTTTTCTCGACGGTACTGACCAAAACGAATACGACGGCGAGGATGCCTGGCAGGACGTAGCCAGGTACGGCACGGCCAATAGCCCCCAGGACGAACCGGGAGCGGTGGATTACAGCGAAGTTTACACCGACGGAAACGAAAAGAGGGGCATAGTTGACTGGGCAGATCAAATAATCGATGAGGAGGACCCCGATGAGGATGATAAAAATGAGCTGGGAAGATAA
- the lspA gene encoding signal peptidase II codes for MRAWILAAAVFIFDQLTKYIVRTQMVPHQSIPVINNVLHLTYVQNTGAAFSILQGKVFFFSTASLIVIAALFFYISRIPPEQRLLRMALSLILGGALGNLVDRLRFGYVVDFIDFRIWPVFNLADSAIVIGEVVLVYILIFDPLFKKSLD; via the coding sequence TTGAGGGCATGGATTCTGGCGGCAGCCGTTTTCATCTTCGATCAGCTCACCAAATACATCGTACGGACTCAAATGGTTCCCCATCAGTCGATTCCGGTCATTAATAATGTACTTCATCTAACTTATGTCCAGAATACGGGAGCGGCTTTCAGCATCCTACAGGGCAAGGTGTTCTTTTTCAGCACAGCGTCTCTGATAGTAATAGCTGCACTCTTTTTTTACATCTCCCGAATACCCCCGGAACAAAGATTACTCAGGATGGCGCTTTCCCTTATCCTGGGTGGGGCTCTAGGAAATCTGGTGGACCGTCTCCGGTTTGGTTACGTGGTTGATTTTATTGATTTCAGGATATGGCCGGTATTTAATCTGGCGGATTCGGCTATTGTTATAGGGGAAGTCGTGCTGGTATATATATTAATCTTTGATCCTCTGTTTAAGAAAAGTCTAGATTAA
- a CDS encoding RluA family pseudouridine synthase — protein MGKFLKILVQEDDAKKRLDVFLSGVINDLSRSYIQKGIEEGWVKVNERIVKPHYKLKKGDVIVADIPSPKPLSLEPENIPLDIIHEDRDIIVVNKPRGMVVYPAPGNYSGTLVNALLYHTKDLSGINGVMRPGIVHRLDKDTSGVIVVAKNDMAHRELAMQFKNKLVKKTYLAVVWGNIPEDRATIEAPIGRHPAKRVEMAVTAKNGKEAITHFKVLERFEDFTFIEVNIETGRTHQIRVHMSFIGHPVVGDPLYSRKKSPFNINGQALHAYRLGLNHPRTGEFMTFEAPIPQDITEILNTLRKRVV, from the coding sequence TTGGGTAAGTTTTTGAAAATCTTGGTGCAAGAAGATGATGCCAAAAAGCGCCTCGACGTATTTTTGAGCGGTGTAATAAACGACCTTTCCAGGAGCTATATACAAAAGGGAATCGAAGAGGGTTGGGTCAAAGTAAACGAAAGGATCGTTAAACCCCATTACAAGCTGAAAAAAGGCGATGTTATTGTAGCTGATATACCGTCTCCGAAACCCCTCTCCCTGGAACCCGAGAACATCCCTCTGGATATAATACACGAGGACCGGGATATAATTGTGGTCAACAAGCCCCGCGGCATGGTGGTGTACCCGGCCCCCGGGAACTACTCGGGCACCCTTGTAAATGCCCTCTTATACCACACAAAAGACCTTTCCGGTATAAACGGAGTAATGAGGCCGGGCATAGTTCACCGGCTCGACAAGGATACTTCCGGGGTGATAGTTGTAGCAAAAAACGACATGGCCCACCGGGAACTTGCCATGCAATTTAAGAACAAGCTGGTAAAAAAGACTTATTTGGCAGTGGTTTGGGGCAATATCCCGGAAGACAGAGCGACAATTGAAGCACCCATCGGAAGGCACCCAGCGAAGCGGGTGGAGATGGCCGTGACCGCAAAAAACGGGAAAGAAGCCATAACCCACTTTAAAGTACTGGAGAGGTTCGAAGATTTTACTTTTATCGAGGTCAACATAGAGACGGGCAGGACTCACCAGATAAGGGTTCACATGAGTTTTATAGGTCACCCCGTTGTAGGAGACCCGCTTTATTCCAGGAAAAAAAGCCCCTTTAACATCAACGGACAGGCCCTCCACGCCTACAGGCTCGGGCTGAACCATCCCCGAACTGGAGAATTTATGACCTTTGAAGCCCCCATTCCCCAAGATATAACCGAAATATTAAATACTTTGAGAAAAAGGGTGGTGTAA
- the pyrR gene encoding bifunctional pyr operon transcriptional regulator/uracil phosphoribosyltransferase PyrR: MEEKARIMDDKAIDRALTRIGHEIIERNKGVEDLVLVGIRRRGVPLAKRLASKIKKIEGVEVPVGVLDITLYRDDLSTLSQQPVVNKTEIPFEITGKKIVLVDDVIYTGRTVRAALDALSDLGRAQLIQLAVLIDRGHRELPIRPDYVGKNVPTSRDEVIKVKLEEVDGENCVVILKK; the protein is encoded by the coding sequence ATGGAGGAAAAAGCCCGCATAATGGATGACAAGGCAATAGACAGGGCTCTCACCAGAATCGGCCATGAAATTATCGAGCGCAACAAGGGTGTCGAAGACCTGGTTCTGGTCGGCATTCGCAGGAGAGGAGTGCCTCTTGCTAAGAGACTTGCTTCGAAAATAAAAAAGATAGAAGGGGTAGAAGTGCCGGTAGGGGTTCTTGATATAACCCTTTACCGTGACGACCTGTCGACCCTTTCGCAACAACCGGTTGTAAACAAGACGGAAATTCCTTTTGAAATTACTGGGAAAAAGATAGTGCTGGTGGATGATGTGATATATACCGGCAGGACCGTTAGGGCAGCCCTGGACGCGCTATCCGACCTGGGGAGGGCCCAACTGATACAGCTAGCGGTACTCATCGACCGGGGTCACAGGGAACTCCCCATAAGGCCGGATTATGTCGGCAAAAATGTGCCCACGTCCAGGGACGAAGTAATAAAGGTCAAACTGGAGGAAGTGGACGGGGAAAACTGCGTTGTAATTCTTAAAAAATAA
- a CDS encoding Rqc2 family fibronectin-binding protein, with amino-acid sequence MPFDGIVLNAVINELKKKLVGGRIDKIYQPDKNEIVLFVRQYREEYKLLISAHPQNCRLHITEKHKENPISPPMFCMLLRKYLIGGRIREIKQKDLERLVEIEVENTDEFGRITYKTLLVEIMGKHSNIILIDSGDGTVIDSIKRIPSEINRVRQVLPGVKYAFPPIGNRISLLSVDDNKIMSTILDLLSRSDEPAQVYRWITENFMGVSGVASKEILFRSGVDANKLVSELTEEEKRKIAETLAKLSLDIREFRYSPKIYFDRSSQQPCEFWVFPLHHLTAFKEVSASGVNVTVDRFYSQKEDFEALINIKKTLALHVSKQLKKLNQSLAFQREKLAETQDAEKFRIFGEVLSAYLYKVTPGLKEISLPNFYDEGKSIVIPLDEKLSPSQNAQRYFSKYKKLQVTREKVEAQMKETLREIEYLESVLYNIEAAETLEDIAEIKSELYSEEKKTKGGDSPSHPIKYKSSAGFVILVGKNNRHNDMLTRRARPDDIWVHVKDAPGSHVIIQTGGRKVDDDTILEACVLAAYYSKARNGSNVPVDYTLKKHVRKPPGAKPGFVIYDHHRTVYVTPDHNLIDKLTKM; translated from the coding sequence ATGCCTTTTGACGGAATTGTACTGAACGCCGTTATCAATGAACTCAAAAAAAAGCTGGTCGGCGGCAGGATAGATAAGATATACCAGCCGGACAAAAATGAGATAGTGCTCTTCGTGCGGCAGTATAGAGAAGAGTACAAACTGCTTATTTCAGCCCACCCTCAAAACTGCCGCTTACACATCACCGAAAAACACAAAGAAAATCCCATCTCGCCTCCAATGTTCTGCATGCTATTGAGAAAATATCTCATAGGCGGAAGAATCAGGGAGATCAAGCAGAAAGATCTGGAGCGCTTAGTCGAAATAGAAGTCGAAAACACGGACGAATTCGGAAGGATAACCTATAAAACTCTGCTGGTAGAGATAATGGGCAAGCACAGCAACATAATACTTATTGACTCCGGTGACGGCACGGTAATAGATTCCATAAAGAGGATACCTTCTGAAATAAACCGTGTAAGGCAGGTCCTTCCCGGAGTAAAATACGCATTCCCTCCTATCGGAAACAGGATAAGTCTGCTTTCAGTTGACGATAATAAAATTATGTCAACAATTCTGGACCTGCTCTCTCGATCTGACGAACCTGCACAGGTTTACCGGTGGATCACCGAAAACTTCATGGGTGTCAGCGGAGTGGCCTCCAAAGAGATCCTTTTTAGAAGCGGTGTTGACGCTAATAAATTGGTGTCGGAATTGACCGAAGAGGAAAAGCGGAAAATTGCCGAGACACTGGCAAAGCTTTCGCTGGACATAAGGGAATTCCGCTACTCGCCGAAAATTTACTTTGATCGAAGCAGCCAGCAGCCCTGCGAATTCTGGGTCTTCCCATTACATCACCTTACCGCTTTTAAAGAAGTTTCGGCCTCTGGCGTAAACGTGACGGTCGACCGATTTTACAGCCAAAAAGAAGATTTCGAAGCACTTATAAATATCAAAAAGACGCTTGCCCTTCACGTCTCCAAACAGCTCAAAAAATTAAACCAGAGCTTAGCCTTTCAGCGGGAAAAACTAGCCGAAACTCAGGATGCAGAAAAATTCCGCATCTTCGGTGAGGTCCTGTCGGCTTACCTTTATAAAGTAACCCCCGGTCTGAAAGAGATAAGCCTGCCGAATTTTTACGATGAAGGCAAAAGTATAGTAATACCCCTGGACGAAAAGCTTTCACCGTCTCAAAACGCCCAGAGGTATTTTTCCAAATACAAAAAACTCCAAGTAACGCGGGAAAAAGTTGAAGCTCAGATGAAAGAGACGCTGCGCGAAATCGAATACCTGGAAAGCGTACTTTATAACATTGAAGCTGCAGAAACCCTTGAAGATATTGCCGAAATCAAGTCGGAGCTTTATAGTGAGGAGAAAAAAACAAAGGGTGGAGACTCCCCCTCTCACCCTATAAAATATAAATCCTCCGCGGGCTTTGTCATTCTCGTAGGGAAGAATAACAGGCATAACGATATGCTCACGCGAAGAGCGAGACCCGATGATATATGGGTTCACGTCAAAGACGCTCCCGGTTCCCACGTCATAATCCAGACGGGCGGGCGCAAAGTGGACGATGACACCATACTGGAAGCCTGTGTTCTCGCCGCATATTACAGCAAAGCCAGGAACGGCAGCAACGTCCCGGTGGACTATACTTTGAAAAAACACGTAAGGAAGCCTCCGGGAGCAAAACCTGGTTTTGTAATTTACGACCACCACAGGACTGTTTACGTGACGCCGGACCATAACCTGATCGATAAATTGACTAAAATGTGA
- the dapF gene encoding diaminopimelate epimerase, which yields MKFTKMHGLGNDFIVVNGFKEDVRIIFKKAEKICDRHVGIGADGILLVLPSDKCDLKMRIINSDGSEADMCGNGIRCFARYAFSRGLVNKTSITVETLAGVIKPEIIIKDDRIESVRVDMGCYSLQKKDIPVAGNPNEEAVDLEISVDDRVFKFTGVSMGNPHCVIFVDDVESFPVERFGPVIERHPLFPKKTNVEFVEFKGQDRLKMRVWERGAGLTMACGTGACASAVAAYKKGIVGPKVTVSLPGGDLFIEIEKNGRVYMTGPAVEVFSGYIDLSAL from the coding sequence ATGAAGTTTACCAAAATGCACGGCCTTGGAAACGATTTTATCGTCGTTAACGGTTTTAAAGAAGATGTACGAATAATATTCAAAAAGGCGGAAAAAATATGCGACAGACATGTCGGCATTGGTGCCGATGGCATATTACTGGTTTTACCTTCCGATAAGTGTGACCTAAAGATGAGGATAATCAACAGCGACGGAAGCGAAGCTGATATGTGCGGTAACGGCATCCGCTGTTTTGCACGATACGCCTTTTCCAGAGGTCTGGTCAACAAGACGAGTATCACCGTCGAGACGCTTGCAGGAGTAATTAAACCGGAGATTATAATAAAGGATGACCGCATAGAAAGCGTAAGGGTGGATATGGGATGCTACAGCCTGCAAAAAAAGGATATACCCGTGGCCGGCAACCCGAATGAAGAAGCCGTGGACCTTGAAATCAGCGTAGACGACCGGGTATTTAAATTTACCGGGGTTTCGATGGGAAATCCCCACTGCGTGATATTTGTGGATGACGTTGAAAGTTTTCCTGTGGAGCGTTTTGGACCGGTTATCGAAAGACACCCTCTTTTCCCAAAAAAGACTAATGTGGAATTTGTGGAATTTAAAGGACAGGACCGTTTGAAAATGAGAGTCTGGGAAAGAGGAGCCGGCCTTACGATGGCCTGCGGAACCGGTGCCTGCGCTTCGGCGGTTGCGGCTTATAAAAAGGGTATCGTGGGACCCAAAGTTACTGTAAGCCTGCCCGGAGGTGATCTTTTTATAGAAATCGAAAAAAACGGCAGAGTTTACATGACGGGACCCGCCGTAGAAGTGTTTTCAGGATATATAGACCTTAGCGCACTTTAA
- a CDS encoding LL-diaminopimelate aminotransferase: protein MKVAERIKKIPPYLFAQIDKKIAELRKKGIDVISLGVGDPDLPTPPNIIDALEKAVRDPECHKYPDYEGSLDFRKAVATYYKRRFNVDLDPESEVMALIGSKEGIAHIFFAFIDPGDYALIPDPAYPVYKTATLFAGGIPYTMPLLKENNFLPDFSSIDEEIAKKAKLMFLCYPNNPTAAVADEKFFEEAVEFAKTYDIIICHDSAYAEVTFDGYKAPSLLSVKGAKDIGVEFGSLSKPYRMTGWRLGYAVGNKDIISALGIIKTNVDSGQFTAIQRAGIEALLGPQDSIDEMLKIFKKRRDLVIETLREVGLEVEPPKGTFYVWVPVPEGYTSSSFAEMLIEKAAVVVTPGNAYGDRGEGYVRISLTTPDDRLKEAMRRIKESLSF, encoded by the coding sequence TTGAAGGTTGCAGAGCGTATTAAAAAAATACCACCTTATCTTTTTGCCCAGATTGACAAAAAAATTGCCGAACTCAGGAAAAAAGGAATTGATGTTATAAGCCTAGGAGTGGGTGATCCGGATTTACCGACACCACCTAACATCATAGATGCTCTTGAAAAAGCCGTCCGGGACCCCGAATGTCATAAATACCCGGACTACGAGGGATCCCTTGATTTCAGGAAGGCTGTTGCTACATATTATAAAAGAAGGTTCAATGTAGATTTAGACCCGGAATCCGAAGTTATGGCCCTAATAGGATCGAAAGAAGGCATCGCCCATATATTCTTTGCCTTTATCGATCCCGGTGATTACGCTCTGATTCCGGATCCAGCTTACCCCGTTTACAAAACAGCCACGCTTTTTGCGGGAGGCATACCCTATACCATGCCCTTGCTGAAGGAAAACAATTTCCTTCCGGATTTCTCAAGTATAGACGAAGAGATAGCCAAAAAAGCAAAGCTCATGTTTTTATGTTACCCGAACAATCCTACCGCCGCAGTAGCCGACGAAAAATTCTTTGAAGAAGCCGTGGAATTCGCAAAAACTTATGATATAATCATATGCCACGATAGCGCTTACGCCGAAGTTACTTTTGACGGATATAAGGCCCCCAGTCTGTTATCGGTAAAGGGTGCAAAAGACATAGGCGTGGAATTCGGATCCCTTTCCAAACCTTACAGAATGACCGGATGGAGACTCGGTTACGCGGTAGGCAACAAAGATATAATTTCAGCCCTGGGGATTATAAAGACCAACGTGGATTCAGGGCAGTTTACCGCAATCCAGAGGGCGGGGATTGAAGCACTTTTAGGCCCCCAGGACAGCATAGATGAGATGTTAAAGATATTCAAAAAGCGACGGGATCTGGTGATTGAAACTCTGAGAGAAGTGGGACTTGAAGTTGAGCCTCCCAAAGGCACGTTTTACGTCTGGGTTCCGGTTCCGGAAGGGTATACTTCCAGCTCCTTCGCAGAAATGCTCATAGAAAAAGCGGCTGTTGTAGTTACCCCGGGTAACGCTTATGGTGATCGCGGCGAGGGTTACGTGAGGATATCCCTAACCACGCCGGACGACAGGCTGAAAGAAGCCATGAGAAGGATCAAGGAAAGCCTTAGTTTTTGA
- a CDS encoding YicC/YloC family endoribonuclease produces MIRSMTGYGRGRSIGKVNWEVEIKSVNHRFLEIYIRLPKPWLFLEERIRSFIKERIARGRIDVFINYSSETLPVDIKIDKKAVESYYKKLAELREEIGFEGPVSLSLLSMMPDLFKVEQQFPEEEEMWSSLKGALQEAVDGLIQMRTREGVNLWRDISSRLDIIQKRVENIKLRADAVVEEYRKKLRQKIERISQGELNEERLETEVVFFAERSDINEELVRIESHIAQLRGMPESKDLSGKKMDFIAQELFREVNTIAAKSSDYKIAQEVIEIKSELEKIREQLQNIE; encoded by the coding sequence ATGATCAGGAGCATGACGGGCTACGGCCGCGGCAGGAGCATCGGAAAAGTAAACTGGGAGGTTGAGATAAAATCGGTAAACCACCGTTTTCTTGAAATATATATCAGACTGCCAAAGCCCTGGCTTTTCCTGGAGGAAAGAATAAGAAGCTTTATTAAAGAACGTATAGCCCGGGGACGTATTGACGTATTTATAAACTACTCTTCGGAAACGCTTCCCGTCGATATAAAGATTGACAAAAAGGCTGTGGAAAGTTATTATAAAAAGTTAGCAGAGCTTAGGGAAGAAATTGGTTTTGAAGGCCCCGTATCTCTTTCCCTGCTGTCGATGATGCCGGACCTTTTTAAGGTGGAGCAGCAGTTTCCCGAAGAGGAAGAGATGTGGTCTTCGCTGAAGGGTGCTTTGCAGGAAGCTGTAGACGGTTTGATCCAAATGAGGACCAGAGAAGGAGTCAATCTCTGGCGAGACATTTCCTCGAGGCTTGATATTATACAAAAAAGAGTGGAAAATATAAAACTACGAGCGGATGCCGTCGTTGAAGAGTACCGAAAAAAGCTCCGCCAGAAAATCGAAAGGATCTCTCAAGGAGAACTGAACGAAGAAAGGCTGGAAACCGAAGTCGTGTTTTTTGCCGAAAGATCCGACATAAACGAGGAGCTGGTAAGGATAGAAAGTCATATAGCTCAGCTTAGGGGTATGCCGGAGTCGAAAGACCTTTCGGGTAAAAAGATGGATTTTATCGCTCAGGAGCTTTTCAGAGAGGTAAATACCATCGCTGCCAAATCTTCCGATTATAAAATTGCGCAGGAAGTTATCGAGATTAAAAGCGAACTTGAAAAAATCAGGGAACAATTACAGAATATAGAATAA
- the remA gene encoding extracellular matrix/biofilm regulator RemA produces the protein MEIKLVNIGFGNIVSANRIIAIVSPESAPIKRIIQEARDRGMLIDATYGRRTRAVIITDSDHVILSAVQPETVANRLNDKVVEEEIEEL, from the coding sequence GTGGAAATAAAACTTGTAAATATAGGTTTTGGAAATATCGTTTCCGCTAACAGGATTATTGCTATCGTAAGCCCGGAATCCGCTCCGATCAAGCGTATAATCCAGGAAGCCCGTGACAGAGGCATGCTTATCGATGCCACTTACGGAAGGCGCACACGAGCGGTTATAATTACCGACAGCGACCATGTCATACTTTCCGCAGTACAGCCCGAAACCGTGGCTAACCGTCTGAACGACAAAGTAGTTGAAGAGGAAATAGAAGAATTATAG
- the gmk gene encoding guanylate kinase has product MPKKGMLIVLSGPSGAGKGTLCNLLLQRRPELALSVSVTTRPPRPGEVHGVNYFFTDRENFEQMIRKGEFLEWARVYNNYYGTPRKFVEEQLEAGKDVILEIDIQGAKQVKENCPDAVFIFILPPDIEELKNRIKKRGSETEESFNLRIKSAEEELKAITNYDYAVVNDDLKAAVEKLESIIIAERCRVLRNMDLIQFKAPGGD; this is encoded by the coding sequence ATGCCTAAAAAGGGAATGCTGATAGTTCTTTCTGGCCCTTCCGGAGCTGGTAAGGGGACGCTGTGCAATTTGCTCCTGCAAAGAAGGCCCGAACTTGCCCTTTCCGTTTCCGTGACTACGCGACCCCCAAGGCCGGGAGAGGTCCACGGGGTGAACTACTTTTTTACCGACAGGGAAAATTTTGAACAAATGATAAGGAAGGGCGAATTTTTAGAGTGGGCGAGGGTCTACAACAATTATTACGGGACCCCGAGAAAGTTCGTTGAGGAACAACTAGAAGCAGGGAAAGATGTTATCCTGGAAATAGATATTCAAGGGGCAAAACAGGTAAAAGAAAATTGCCCCGATGCTGTCTTTATATTTATTTTGCCGCCTGATATCGAAGAACTTAAAAATCGCATTAAAAAGAGAGGAAGCGAAACCGAGGAATCCTTCAACCTGCGGATAAAAAGTGCCGAAGAAGAGTTAAAGGCAATAACAAATTATGACTATGCGGTAGTCAACGATGACTTGAAAGCGGCGGTAGAAAAACTTGAATCCATAATTATTGCAGAAAGATGCAGGGTTTTGAGAAACATGGATTTAATACAATTTAAAGCGCCGGGAGGGGATTAA
- the rpoZ gene encoding DNA-directed RNA polymerase subunit omega, translating to MMYPSIDSLTNKYESKYALVVAAAKRARQLVEGSPKLVDVKTTKPVSIALFELDAGKIKIERPKVGNK from the coding sequence ATGATGTACCCGTCCATAGATTCGCTGACCAATAAATACGAAAGCAAATACGCTCTCGTAGTCGCAGCTGCCAAAAGAGCTCGGCAACTTGTGGAAGGTTCCCCAAAACTTGTGGATGTAAAGACCACAAAACCCGTATCTATTGCCCTTTTCGAGCTGGATGCCGGAAAGATAAAAATCGAGCGCCCCAAGGTTGGTAACAAGTAA
- the coaBC gene encoding bifunctional phosphopantothenoylcysteine decarboxylase/phosphopantothenate--cysteine ligase CoaBC, translating to MLLKDKFIALGVTGSIAAYKAVELVRLLKKSGAQVQVVMTRSAREFVTPLTFQVVSQNPVITDMFEKPVHWEVEHVSLADRADLFVVAPATANVIAKMAAGIADDMLTAAVLATRAKVLVVPAMNVNMFCNPITQENIKYLREKGIFVMDPAEGFLACGYSGKGRFPEPVDVLRVIEQLVGTRTDLQNKKILITAGPTREPIDPVRFISNHSSGKMGYSLAEAAVERGGEVILISGPTSLERPAGLYKYVAVETALEMREQVLKFFPWCDVVIKAAAVADYRPKNYSGRKIKKKDAEMVLELEKNPDILKELGEKKDRQVLVGFAAETNDIQKNALEKLNRKNLDLIVVNDVTVEGAGFGVDTNIVKIIHRNGTIEELPKMPKKEVANAILDRILQYLNYS from the coding sequence ATGTTATTAAAAGATAAATTTATAGCGCTGGGAGTAACAGGTAGCATTGCTGCTTACAAAGCCGTAGAACTGGTAAGGCTTTTAAAAAAAAGCGGAGCCCAGGTTCAGGTGGTAATGACCCGGTCCGCGAGGGAATTCGTAACTCCACTTACCTTTCAGGTTGTTTCCCAAAACCCGGTTATTACTGATATGTTCGAAAAGCCCGTTCACTGGGAAGTGGAACACGTGTCCCTTGCTGACCGGGCGGACCTTTTTGTGGTGGCTCCGGCTACTGCCAATGTAATTGCGAAAATGGCCGCCGGCATTGCTGACGATATGCTGACCGCAGCTGTTCTGGCCACAAGGGCAAAAGTGCTTGTGGTGCCGGCTATGAATGTGAACATGTTCTGTAATCCTATAACCCAGGAAAACATCAAATACTTGAGAGAAAAAGGAATTTTCGTAATGGACCCTGCCGAAGGCTTTTTAGCCTGCGGCTATTCAGGTAAGGGCAGGTTTCCCGAGCCCGTGGATGTATTGAGAGTAATAGAGCAATTGGTGGGAACCAGGACCGATCTTCAAAATAAGAAAATCCTCATTACCGCAGGTCCCACCAGAGAACCCATAGACCCTGTGAGATTCATTTCCAATCATTCCTCCGGGAAAATGGGATATTCTCTGGCTGAGGCTGCCGTCGAACGCGGTGGTGAGGTTATACTTATTTCAGGCCCTACCAGTCTCGAAAGACCAGCAGGGCTTTATAAATATGTGGCAGTGGAGACAGCGCTAGAAATGAGGGAACAGGTGCTGAAATTTTTCCCATGGTGTGACGTGGTAATTAAAGCTGCCGCTGTAGCCGATTACAGGCCTAAAAACTATTCGGGACGTAAAATCAAGAAAAAGGATGCAGAGATGGTCCTGGAACTGGAAAAAAACCCGGACATTTTAAAGGAACTGGGTGAGAAAAAGGATAGACAGGTTCTAGTGGGATTTGCCGCCGAAACCAACGATATTCAAAAAAACGCCTTGGAAAAATTAAACCGAAAAAATCTAGATCTTATAGTGGTAAACGACGTTACGGTTGAAGGAGCCGGTTTTGGAGTCGATACAAATATAGTCAAGATTATCCATAGGAACGGGACTATTGAAGAATTACCAAAAATGCCCAAGAAAGAAGTAGCCAATGCCATCTTGGATAGAATACTACAATATCTTAATTATTCATAG